The Mucilaginibacter gracilis genomic interval AAGGTAATTGGTTTTGATACCGGGCTTACTCACATTGCCGAGGCTTTTAATGTTCCTATAGCTTCTGTTTGGGGCAGTACCGTGCCCGAGTTGCTGGGTGTGCAACCCTACAAGGTTAAAGATGCACAAGTAATTGGCATTGAACTACCTTGCAGGCCCTGCTCAAAGTTCGGGCTGGAAAAGTGTCCCTTAGGTCATTTTAAATGTATGAACGAAATACCTGAAAATGTAATTGTTAATTTTGTAAATAATGCGTAAATAGCGTTCCTAATTAAAAAATGCCCCTAAATGCGTAAACTATTTTTAACCCTGAATTTAATATTTATTGTTGCTACCTTTGCGTTTGGGCAAAAAGTACAATATGGCCTTAAAGCCGGCTTTGGCTTTGCAACGCAGGATATTGACAATCAGGATGTATCTGCAAATTCGGTAACAACCTACTACATAAACGGCTATGCCGATTTGCACCTTAAAAGTAAATTTTATTTACAAGCCGGCATTGGTGTATTGGGCAAAGGCGCAAAGCAATACCAAAATGCGCAAACCAATACCATTACCCTAACCTATCTGGAAGTACCTGCAACCCTTTTATATAAAATTGATTTGCCAACCTTAGGCAAAATATATGTAGGTGCAGGGCCATATGCAGCTATGGGTTTGAGTGGCAATAACCAGTTAGAAAACGTAAATACAACATCGGGAAGCAGCATTACTTTTGGTAATGATGGGGGCTATAAAAAGGTGGATTACGGCGTAAACTTTGCAACCGGCCTTGAGCTAAATAACCATTTAACGTTTAACATGCGCTATAGTTTAGGCCTTAACAATATAGCCACTGATAACGACCCGGTAAACACTAATACCAACAGTGTTAAAAACCAAATTTTTACTATTGGTTTAGGTTTTTGGCTTTAAAGGCTCAATTTTTATGAAAAGGTTAATGATAGTTCGGCACGCCAAGTCCGACTGGGACGATGCGAGTTTAAGTGATTTTGAGCGACCGCTAAACCACCGGGGCAAACAAGCCGCGCCAGATATGGCAGCAAGGTTGCTAAAGGATGGCATCATTCCGCAATATTTGTTAAGCAGCCCGGCATTGAGGGCCAAAACAACGGCCGATATTTTCGCCAAAACACTTGGCCTTGCGCAACCATCGTATAATAAAGCTATTTACGAGGCAAGCTACCCTACCCTGCTTAACATGGTAAACAATTTGCCCAATGCTTATAATTTTGTAGCCATTTTTAGGCACAACCCTGGTTTAAGCAACCTGCTGTTTAACCTTACCGGCGAACTGTACGACATGCCAACCTGCACAGTTGCCATAATTGATTTCGAATTTGATTTTTGGAACATGGTAAGCGCCGATACCGGAACAATAACCTACTACGATTATCCCAAAAACGGAGATTAATAGCATTCCAGTTGCCGCCGCATCCCTTAGTGGTTAATTGTATAAGCCTTGCCCGGTAATGAGTTTACAAAGCCCTGCATTTCAAGGTTTAATAAGTTCATGGCCAGTTGGCTCAAAGGTAAATTGGTTTTAAAGGCCAAATCGTCAATACCAAGCATACCTGCATTTTGTTTTATAGTTTCAAACACCAAAAGTTCGTTGGCCGATAGGTCTATCGGGAGGGTTAATTGAGCTTGCTGCTTAGTGTTACCGTCCAGCTTTTCCCATCCTAAAATATACGCCAAATCGGCTCCCGATGTTAACAGCGCAGCTTTATTATTGCGGATTAAAAAGTTACACCCGGTTGAAAACTCATCGGTAATACGTCCCGGAAAGGCAAATACATCCCTGTTGTACGAATTTGCAATTTCGGCAGTTATCAGAGCTCCGCCTTTAATGCTTGCCTCAACAACAATGGTAGCATCGGCCATGCCGGCAACTATGCGGTTACGTTTAGGAAAGTTTTCCCTATCGGGCGTAGTGCCCGACGGAAAATCGGTTAGCAGGCCACCATTGCCAAGCATTTTATCGGCAATTGGCTTATTTTGTGCGGGATAAATACGGTCGAGCCCGTGGGCCAGTACACCAACAGTGGGTATGCCGGCCCGTAAGCATTCTTTGTGGGCCGTTACGTCAATACCATAAGCAAGCCCGCTTACTATAATTACATCGTAAGCTTTAAGGTCGTCAATCAATTCGCGGCAAAGTTGTTTGCCATAATCGGTGGCGTTACGGGTGCCCACTACGCTGATGATACGCGCCTCATTTAAATTGGCAGTACCTTTATAATACAACAGGGCCGGGGCATCATTACAGTTTTTTAACCTTTTGGGATAAGCGGCATCGCCATAAAACATCACCTTAATATCGTTCCGCTCAATAAAATCCAGCTCCCTGCGGGCACGTTCAAGCGCATCCTTAAAATTTAACTGCGCAATGGTTTTTGTGCTGATGCCGGGTATCTGCATCAGTTTTTTAACCGGAGCCTCAAATACAGCTTCGGCACTGCCGCAATAACTTACTAAAACCTTAGCTAAATGGTCGCCAATATTTTTGGTAAACGTTAAGGCAATTTGGTGGAGTGTTGACATATAGGAGTTGCCAACTAAATTATAAAATATTGACATTGATGGCAACATTACTTATAAAATATATATTATTGTGTAAGTGAAACCTAACCCATGAAAACTAAAAACAGTATCAACTTTATTTACCTTTTCTCTTTACTTATTTACAGCATATTAAGTTTTTTAGTTTTGCCGGCTTTTAGCCAGGCAACAGTTAATGATGATAACAAAATATATACAGGAGTTGAACACTACCCTATTTTTCCGGGTGGCGAAGCAGATTTTGCAAAGTTTTTAACTAATACCATTAATTATCCGCTCGAGGCAGCAATGCAAAATGTAAAGGGCCGTGTATACGCACAATTTGTGGTTGAAAAAGACGGCAGCCTAACCGACATCAAAATATTACGAGAACCCAATAATGGCCACTCACTAGGGGAAGAAGCTATCAGGGTTTTAAAATTATCGCCAAAATGGACACCGGGTACGCAAGACGGAAAAAATGTTAGGGTGCAATATGTTGTGCCCATTAACTTTAATATAGCAGCTCCGCCTGTGCAACCAACATCTAATACAGTTACAGCAAATGGCACGGATGTAAAAACATTTAATTCATTTTCAGACACCTCAAAAAGAGGCATCTATTATCTCAGCACTTCGCACCCGCCATTTTTTAATGGCGGCACGCAGGCGCTTAATGACTTTCTGAAGAACAATATCAAATATCCAGAAGGAATTGAAACGAAACATAACGCCAGGGTTATTACCGAGTTTATTGTGGAGACCGATGGCTCGCTATCAAACATAAGCACGCTATTTAAAGATGATAGTACTTTTGCAAAAGAGGCTCTGCGGGTACTTAAGCTAAGCCCGAAATGGAGCCCGGGCATATTTGAAAACAAAAGCGAGAAAACCCCACAACGGACGTTGGTTGTATTACCGATTGATTTTGCTTCAAAAAACACCCCATTACCCGAAATTAAAACCACACAAGACTCTATCGACAATCATTTAATTTTTACTACCGACGATCAGCAACCGGCTTTTCCGGGTGGGGAAGCAGGCTTTGGTAAGTTTTTAGTCGATCATGTGAGATATCCGGCATTGGCAAAAGAACGTGATGTGACTGGTAGGGTATTCGTTCAATTTGTGGTAGAGAAAGATGGCACATTAACTCATTTGCATATACTACGCGATCCTGGAAGTGGCTTGGGTGATGAAACAGTAAGGGTATTAACACTTTCGCCACCTTGGATACCAGCCGTAAAAAGCGGACAGCATGTGCGTGTATCATATACCGTTCCGATGAATTATAACACCGCACCGTAATTGCAATAATTTCATATTTTGCCCATTAATTTCGGCCTCCGCAATTAATGGGCGGTTTTTTATTTTATTAAAGTTTAGCCGATCGCTTCCCAGCATATAAGGCGAGCAATGGCCTATGCGTTATCGGGATTTCTTGTAACATTCGGTTTTTAAGCCTCTTCTCACCCGCTTCTTGCAAATATTTGATAACAATAAAAAAACTATAAAAATAGTTTGGAAACTGCATTTATAGTTTATACCTTCATTAAACCAAACTATAAAAATAGTTAGTCATGAAGAAAACCATCAAAGAACTCACCAAGGCAGAAGAACAAGTAATGCGCATACTATGGCAACTTAAAGAAGCCATTGTAAAAGATGTTGTTGAACAAATGCCGGAGCCCAAACCGGCTTATAACACCGTTTCTACCGTAGTACGAGTGTTAGAAACCAAGGGATTTATTGATCATAAAGCATACGGTAATTCGCATGTGTATTTCCCGGTGATAAGCGAAGACAATTATAAAAAGTTTGCCTTCGATAAAATCATGAATAACTACTTCAGTAACTCGTACCAAAGTTTGGTTTCGTTTTTAGTGAACGAAAAAAACATGAGCGTTAACGAACTGGAAGAATTAACCAAACTGGCCCAAAACCTCAAAAACAAAAAGCCATGAACCTGATACACTATTTATTAGAGGCTAACCTATATCTGGCCGCCTTTTTTATGCTTTATGTTTTGTTTTTAAGAAGCGAAACGCTGTATCAACTCAACCGCGCCTACCTGCTTATAACCAGTTTAATTGCTTTTGTTATTCCGCTACTGCAACTGGGCATTTTAAAACCGGTTGGCAATGCGTTGGCCGATACCGGCACAATATCAATTGACGATGGGTTAACCAATGTAACGGTTTTACCTGCCGTTACGCAAGCAAATACACAATTGCAAACCGCCAAATGGACATTAGCCGATTATGAGTTAGCTATTTATGTAACCGTTACCTTGGCATTGTTTGCTTACCTCGTTTTTAAAATTGTTAAACTTATTGCATTATCAAAAAAAGGAACTGCAACACGTAAGGATAATTTTACGGTGATTGAAATTCCCGGTCAAAATGTGGCCTTCTCGTTTTTTGGGTACTTGTTTGTAAATACCGAATTGCTTTCGTCGCAAACCATACTGCACCACGAAGAAGTTCACATCCGGCAAAGGCACTCCTGGGATGTTATTTACTTTGAGCTTATCAAAATCATCAACTGGTTTAACCCCGTTGTTTATTTAATGCAAAGAAGTTTAAAAGAGGTACACGAATTTATTGCCGACCAGCAAGTAGCCAATAATGAAACCGGAGCGGCAGACTATGCCGATTTTTTAATCAGCAATGTTTATGGCTTAACGCCCAACCAAATAACCAATTCGTTTTTCAATAAAAACCTGTTAAAAAGAAGAATAATTATGTTGTATCAAAAAAAATCGGGCAGGGCTGCAAGGCTTAAATACCTGCTAACCCTACCGCTGTTAGCAGGGTTATTATGCCTTTCAACAATGGCATTCACCAATAAAAACTATGGCTGGCTTGATTTGGCTCCTAAAACACCTTTTTCAAATCTACAAAAATCCAAAACCGCAGTAACCGACACTACCGACGAGTATACTAAAGGATGGAATGACGCTGCGCGGGACTACAAAAATGGAAAAGCCCTTAATGAGCCGCAAACCAACGTTAGCGATACAACACCACATAGTAAAACTGCCGGTAAGGCATTGGCCGATACCACTAAAAGCAACCTTATATTTAATGCTGTTGAACATCAGCCGCAATTTCCGGGTGGCGAAGAAGGTTTTAAAAATTTTTTAATAGCAAACATCAGATACCCAAAAGCGGCTAAAGATGCCAAGGTATCCGGACGGGTATTTGTACAGTTTATTATTGAAAAAGACGGAAGTTTAAGCGGCCTTAAAGTACTGCGCGACCCCGGTATGGGTTTAGGCGACGAAGCTGTTAGGGTACTGCAACTATCGCCAAAATGGGCACCGGGCGTGCAAAGCGGCAAAACTGTTAGGGTACAATACACGGTACCTGTTAACTTTGCGCTGGATGACGACAAGCCTATTGTTGTTAAAGAATCAAACCCGCCCGTGCCGCAACTTGCCAATATTCAGCCGAATGATGGTGGCCCGCCAGTTTATAACTCAGTTGAAATACTGCCCCTTTTCCCCGGTGGTTTACGCGCCTTTCAGAATTTTTTAACAACAAACATAAGGTATCCGGCTGCCGCCAAAGTAACAGGCGTACAAGGCCGTGTATTTGTACAGTTTATTGTTGAAAAAGATGGCTCGCTATCAAATATGAAAGTATTGCGCGACCCTGGTAGTGGCCTGGGCGATGAAGCAGTACGCGTATTAAGTTTATCACCAAAATGGGTTGCCGGTACAAACAAAGGACAAACGGTTAGAACGGCGTATACCGTACCTGTAAATTTTGCTTTGACCGATAATAACGCGCCTAAGGATATAAATGCTTTATATAAATATGTGCAGACACATGTACGCTATCCGGCTCAAGCCAAAGAAAACAACATACAAGGCCGGGTATTTGCAGCATTTACGGTTGATGCCGATAAAAAAATACAAAATGTGTTGATATTGCGGGCACCCGATAAATCAATAGCCGACGAAGTGACAAGGGTAATAACAAACTGTGGTGTTTTAAGCGATGGTAAACTCAACACAACCTATACTATACCGGTAAACTTTAGCATCAATTATGATAATTACAAAACCGATGCACCTAAACCGGTAAACGCCCAGCCCGTAACTAACAAATACGAGCCTAACAATAATGAAAAAGTGACCTTAAACGAGGTAGTTGTTACTACCTACCCAACCGTTAAATAGTATATTAAACTATTCCCTTTACGTAGATAACTTGCTTGGTTTCAAAAAACTCCTCGTTAAAGTAATCTTTCAGTTGAAATTGCCGAACCTTTAAACCAGATTCGGCAATTTCTTGTTTTAAATCGCCGCCTTTAAGGTAAAGTATTCCGTTAGGGAGGGTGTTGTTTGATGTTTTGTTAAACTTATTTTTAACCCAGGGATAAAAATCTTTAAGCTGCGTTACCGCACGCGATACCACAAAATCAAACTTCCCGCTCACCTCTTCGGCGCGGTTGTGTGATGCCTTTACGTTATCCAATCCCAGGGCACTGGCAACTTCCTGCACTACTTTAATTTTTTTCCCTATAGAATCAACCAAATGAAATTGGGTTTGCGGAAACATAATGGCTAAAGGTATGCCGGGGAAACCGCCGCCTGTGCCAACATCCAACACTTGTTCGCCGGGTAAAAACTGCATTACTTTGGCAATTCCTAACGAGTGCAGCACATGGCGTTCAAACAGCAAATCAATATCCTTACGGGATATAACGTTAATTTGGCTGTTCCAATAGGTATATAAATCAAACAGTTGGGCGTATTGGCTTTGCTGCGGGTTGGTTAAGTTATCGAAGTGTTTGTTAATAATGTCAGATGTCATCGCGGTTACGTGCGTTTACAATGTTACCCAATAAATACCTTGCTCTAAATAACTGCGCTTTAACAGTGCCTAAAGGCAAGTCGAGTTGTTCGGCAATTTCCTCGTACGATTGTTCGTCGAAGTAGCGCAATACAATCAAGTTACGATAACGGGGAGGCAGGCTATCTATCAAAAGTTTAAGCAACTGGGTTTGCTCCCGCTTCATCGACATTTCTTCCGGGTTAAGCGTGTCCGATTTAATTTGCAACGGCCTGTCGTCGCCGTCCTCATCAACCATCCCGTTTATCGATAAGGTATTCAACTTTTTTTTCCGGATAAAATCGATACAGTTATTGGTACCTACCCTAAACAGCCAGGTACTAAAGGCGTAGTCGGGCTGGTACTTATCCAGTTTTTCAAAGGCTTTGGCAAAAGTTTCCACGGTAAGGTCCATTGCATCCTCCTTATTGTTAACCATTTTAAGGGCCATAAAGTAAATAGAGTCCTTATAACGGTGCATCAGGTCGGCATACGCTTTCTGGTCCCCTTCACGAGCTCTATTAACTAACCTAAAGTCGTTTTTAGCATTATCAGAAAAATTTGCATTTACTTCCATTGCTTAGTTTTGGTAAAGGTACCCAATAAGCCAAACAAGTTTAGGTATATGTAATAAATAATATCAAAAAAAGGCAGGTACCAAATTAAATCGGCACAGCTTAATTTTTTATAGATGTTGTTATAGATGGCAACCTGAAAAATAAGACGGAACATAAATACCCCCAGCAGCATCCACGGCAGGTAACTCACTACCGCCAAATAAATAAGCAGGGCGTAAAACACAAAACCGCTTATGGCATCAAAACTTAAAAAACGCCTATGTTTATTTTTATAAAGCTTACCCACGCCCATGTGCCGCTTTTTTTGCCGGTAATAGCTTCTAAACGTTTCTTTAGGGCTACTAAGGATGTGGGCATCACGGTGTATCTCTATATCCACATTCTGGCTTGTAGCGTTTTGATTAACAAATAAATCGTCGTCGCCGGCCATAACATGCATGTGCGCCGCAAAGCCTTTGTTGGCAAAAAACAAAGTTTTAGTATAGGCCATGTTGCGGCCTATACCCATATAAGCTTCACCGTTTAACGCTGCCGATAAATAATTTATGGCGGTTTTTAAGGTTTCGAACCTGATAAACAAATTTAAAAGCCCACGCTGCCGTTTATAGGGCGAGTATCCTAAAACTATTGCCGTTTTGCCTTTAAATTTGTCGGCCATGCGGGCTATCCACCTTCCGGATACTGGTTCGCAATCGGCATCGGTAAATAGCAGGTGCTCATTTTTAGCGGCCTTTATACCCATTGTTAATGCAAACTTTTTGCCGGTTTTAAAACGGGGATGCTCGGTTACGGTAACTACTTTGAGTTTTGGGTATTGCTTTTCGTACTCGAGCAATAAATAGTCCGACATATCCGACGAGCAATCGTTAACAACAACAACTTCGTAGTCGGGGTAATCCTGATCTAAAATTATGGGCAGGTTATTTTTTAAATTATCGTGCTCGTTACGTGCCGAGATAATTACAGATATGGGCAGGTTACTAACCGGAGCATCACCGGATGGTTTATAGGATGCCAACCGCCTGTGATTGGCTATTAAAAAATAAAGTTGAGTAATAAAACAGACCTGAAGAACGACGAAAAATATTTCTTTTATAACTTCCAAAACCGCGATTTTTAAAAACAGGGTAAATTTCTTAAAAAGTAATGAATTTACGATTGTAATGATAAAATAATTCGGCTTAATAATAAGGGCTTTATTTGTTAATTTTGCCCTTTCAGATGAAATTCAAATTAACAGCAAATGATCCGCTTTCAAAGGCCCGTGCCGGCGAAATAACTACAGATCATGGTACCATACAAACGCCTATTTTTATGCCTGTGGGCACTGCAGGCACAGTTAAAGCCGTTCACCAGCGCGAATTAAAGAACGATATTGAGGCGCAAATAATTTTAGGCAACACCTACCATTTATACTTGAGGCCCGGTTTAGATACGCTTGAAAAGGCAGGCGGCCTGCATAAATTTAACGGCTGGGACGGCCCGATATTAACTGATAGCGGCGGCTACCAGGTGTATTCGCTCACAGAAGTTCGTAAAATTAAGGAAGAGGGCGTAACGTTTCGTTCGCATATTGATGGTTCAAAACACCTGTTTACGCCCGAGAATGTGATGGATATACAGCGCACCATTGGCGCCGATATTATTATGGCCTTTGATGAGTGTACCCCCTACCCTTGCGAATATGGCTACGCGCGCCGAAGTTTAGATATGACTCACCGCTGGTTAAAACGCTGCTGCGACAGGTTTGACAGCACCGAACCTAAATACGGCTACAGCCAAACATTTTTCCCTATTGTGCAAGGTTCGGTTTATAAAGACCTCAGGATGAAATCTGCCGAGGTTATAGCATCCTTTGAGCGCGAAGGCAATGCCATAGGCGGCCTATCGGTAGGCGAACCGGCCGAAGAAATGTACGCCATGACCGAAGTGGTGTGCGATATATTACCGAAAGAAAAACCGCGTTATTTAATGGGCGTAGGTACACCCGTTAATTTGCTGGAAAATATAGCACTCGGTATTGATATGTTTGATTGTGTTATGCCTACCCGCAATGGCCGCAACGGCATGTTGTTTACCAAAAATGGTATTATCAATATTAAGAACGAGAAGTGGAAAAACGATTTTTCGCCGGTTGATGAAGACAGCGACCTTTTTGCCGATATAAGCTATTCAAAAGCTTATCTTCGTCATCTGATACATTCGGGCGAGATGTTGGGCGCACAAATAGCTACCCTGCATAACCTGCATTTTTACTTGTGGCTGGTTAAACAAGCCCGCGAAAAAATAATTGCAGGTAATTTTTACGATTGGAAAAACAGCATGGTTAAATCACTTGCGCAACGTTTATAATACATGTTAAATAAATACATCAAAGTTTTCGATTGGTATATCATCAAAAAATACC includes:
- the tgt gene encoding tRNA guanosine(34) transglycosylase Tgt; translation: MKFKLTANDPLSKARAGEITTDHGTIQTPIFMPVGTAGTVKAVHQRELKNDIEAQIILGNTYHLYLRPGLDTLEKAGGLHKFNGWDGPILTDSGGYQVYSLTEVRKIKEEGVTFRSHIDGSKHLFTPENVMDIQRTIGADIIMAFDECTPYPCEYGYARRSLDMTHRWLKRCCDRFDSTEPKYGYSQTFFPIVQGSVYKDLRMKSAEVIASFEREGNAIGGLSVGEPAEEMYAMTEVVCDILPKEKPRYLMGVGTPVNLLENIALGIDMFDCVMPTRNGRNGMLFTKNGIINIKNEKWKNDFSPVDEDSDLFADISYSKAYLRHLIHSGEMLGAQIATLHNLHFYLWLVKQAREKIIAGNFYDWKNSMVKSLAQRL
- a CDS encoding SixA phosphatase family protein; amino-acid sequence: MKRLMIVRHAKSDWDDASLSDFERPLNHRGKQAAPDMAARLLKDGIIPQYLLSSPALRAKTTADIFAKTLGLAQPSYNKAIYEASYPTLLNMVNNLPNAYNFVAIFRHNPGLSNLLFNLTGELYDMPTCTVAIIDFEFDFWNMVSADTGTITYYDYPKNGD
- a CDS encoding TonB family protein codes for the protein MNLIHYLLEANLYLAAFFMLYVLFLRSETLYQLNRAYLLITSLIAFVIPLLQLGILKPVGNALADTGTISIDDGLTNVTVLPAVTQANTQLQTAKWTLADYELAIYVTVTLALFAYLVFKIVKLIALSKKGTATRKDNFTVIEIPGQNVAFSFFGYLFVNTELLSSQTILHHEEVHIRQRHSWDVIYFELIKIINWFNPVVYLMQRSLKEVHEFIADQQVANNETGAADYADFLISNVYGLTPNQITNSFFNKNLLKRRIIMLYQKKSGRAARLKYLLTLPLLAGLLCLSTMAFTNKNYGWLDLAPKTPFSNLQKSKTAVTDTTDEYTKGWNDAARDYKNGKALNEPQTNVSDTTPHSKTAGKALADTTKSNLIFNAVEHQPQFPGGEEGFKNFLIANIRYPKAAKDAKVSGRVFVQFIIEKDGSLSGLKVLRDPGMGLGDEAVRVLQLSPKWAPGVQSGKTVRVQYTVPVNFALDDDKPIVVKESNPPVPQLANIQPNDGGPPVYNSVEILPLFPGGLRAFQNFLTTNIRYPAAAKVTGVQGRVFVQFIVEKDGSLSNMKVLRDPGSGLGDEAVRVLSLSPKWVAGTNKGQTVRTAYTVPVNFALTDNNAPKDINALYKYVQTHVRYPAQAKENNIQGRVFAAFTVDADKKIQNVLILRAPDKSIADEVTRVITNCGVLSDGKLNTTYTIPVNFSINYDNYKTDAPKPVNAQPVTNKYEPNNNEKVTLNEVVVTTYPTVK
- a CDS encoding BlaI/MecI/CopY family transcriptional regulator, which translates into the protein MKKTIKELTKAEEQVMRILWQLKEAIVKDVVEQMPEPKPAYNTVSTVVRVLETKGFIDHKAYGNSHVYFPVISEDNYKKFAFDKIMNNYFSNSYQSLVSFLVNEKNMSVNELEELTKLAQNLKNKKP
- the rsmG gene encoding 16S rRNA (guanine(527)-N(7))-methyltransferase RsmG, with the translated sequence MTSDIINKHFDNLTNPQQSQYAQLFDLYTYWNSQINVISRKDIDLLFERHVLHSLGIAKVMQFLPGEQVLDVGTGGGFPGIPLAIMFPQTQFHLVDSIGKKIKVVQEVASALGLDNVKASHNRAEEVSGKFDFVVSRAVTQLKDFYPWVKNKFNKTSNNTLPNGILYLKGGDLKQEIAESGLKVRQFQLKDYFNEEFFETKQVIYVKGIV
- a CDS encoding glycosyltransferase, with amino-acid sequence MEVIKEIFFVVLQVCFITQLYFLIANHRRLASYKPSGDAPVSNLPISVIISARNEHDNLKNNLPIILDQDYPDYEVVVVNDCSSDMSDYLLLEYEKQYPKLKVVTVTEHPRFKTGKKFALTMGIKAAKNEHLLFTDADCEPVSGRWIARMADKFKGKTAIVLGYSPYKRQRGLLNLFIRFETLKTAINYLSAALNGEAYMGIGRNMAYTKTLFFANKGFAAHMHVMAGDDDLFVNQNATSQNVDIEIHRDAHILSSPKETFRSYYRQKKRHMGVGKLYKNKHRRFLSFDAISGFVFYALLIYLAVVSYLPWMLLGVFMFRLIFQVAIYNNIYKKLSCADLIWYLPFFDIIYYIYLNLFGLLGTFTKTKQWK
- a CDS encoding TonB family protein → MKTKNSINFIYLFSLLIYSILSFLVLPAFSQATVNDDNKIYTGVEHYPIFPGGEADFAKFLTNTINYPLEAAMQNVKGRVYAQFVVEKDGSLTDIKILREPNNGHSLGEEAIRVLKLSPKWTPGTQDGKNVRVQYVVPINFNIAAPPVQPTSNTVTANGTDVKTFNSFSDTSKRGIYYLSTSHPPFFNGGTQALNDFLKNNIKYPEGIETKHNARVITEFIVETDGSLSNISTLFKDDSTFAKEALRVLKLSPKWSPGIFENKSEKTPQRTLVVLPIDFASKNTPLPEIKTTQDSIDNHLIFTTDDQQPAFPGGEAGFGKFLVDHVRYPALAKERDVTGRVFVQFVVEKDGTLTHLHILRDPGSGLGDETVRVLTLSPPWIPAVKSGQHVRVSYTVPMNYNTAP
- a CDS encoding RNA polymerase sigma factor — translated: MEVNANFSDNAKNDFRLVNRAREGDQKAYADLMHRYKDSIYFMALKMVNNKEDAMDLTVETFAKAFEKLDKYQPDYAFSTWLFRVGTNNCIDFIRKKKLNTLSINGMVDEDGDDRPLQIKSDTLNPEEMSMKREQTQLLKLLIDSLPPRYRNLIVLRYFDEQSYEEIAEQLDLPLGTVKAQLFRARYLLGNIVNARNRDDI
- a CDS encoding porin family protein; its protein translation is MRKLFLTLNLIFIVATFAFGQKVQYGLKAGFGFATQDIDNQDVSANSVTTYYINGYADLHLKSKFYLQAGIGVLGKGAKQYQNAQTNTITLTYLEVPATLLYKIDLPTLGKIYVGAGPYAAMGLSGNNQLENVNTTSGSSITFGNDGGYKKVDYGVNFATGLELNNHLTFNMRYSLGLNNIATDNDPVNTNTNSVKNQIFTIGLGFWL
- the dprA gene encoding DNA-processing protein DprA encodes the protein MSTLHQIALTFTKNIGDHLAKVLVSYCGSAEAVFEAPVKKLMQIPGISTKTIAQLNFKDALERARRELDFIERNDIKVMFYGDAAYPKRLKNCNDAPALLYYKGTANLNEARIISVVGTRNATDYGKQLCRELIDDLKAYDVIIVSGLAYGIDVTAHKECLRAGIPTVGVLAHGLDRIYPAQNKPIADKMLGNGGLLTDFPSGTTPDRENFPKRNRIVAGMADATIVVEASIKGGALITAEIANSYNRDVFAFPGRITDEFSTGCNFLIRNNKAALLTSGADLAYILGWEKLDGNTKQQAQLTLPIDLSANELLVFETIKQNAGMLGIDDLAFKTNLPLSQLAMNLLNLEMQGFVNSLPGKAYTINH